The DNA region AAGCTGGTGGGCGATAGAGGATTTGAACCTCTGACCTCTTCCGCGTCAAGGAAGCGCTCTCCCCCTGAGCTAATCGCCCGTGGGACCGACAGCATAGCGAATCGGAGCGGTCGGTGTCGTACGCCCGCTCAGACGTTGAACCGGATGTGCATAACGTCGCCGTCCGCGACCACGTAGTCCTTGCCCTCGATACGCAGCCGCCCGGCATCCCGGGCGGCCTGCTCACTGCCGAGTGCCTCGTAGTCGGCATAGCTGATGACCTCCGCGCGGATGAAGCCGCGTTGCATGTCACTGTGGATGACCCCGGCGGCCTCGGGGGCGCGGGCTCCGGCGCGCACGGTCCACGCACGTGCCTCCTTCTGGCTCGCCGTGAAGAAGGTGATCAGGCCCAGAAGGCGATAGGCGGCTGTCACGACACGGTCGAGTCCCGAGATCGACAGTCCCAGTTCGTCGAGGAAGACATCACGATCGTCGGCGTCCAGCTCGGCGATCTGCGCCTCGACCTCGGCGCACATGAAGACGGCCTCGGCCCCGCGCTCAGCGGCTGCGCGGCGCAGCGCGGACATGGCCTCGGAGTTCGGCTCGGGCAAGTCGTCCTCGGCGACGTTGCCGACATACAGCACGGGTTTGGCGGTCAACAGCCCCAATTCACGGGCGATGCCGCCTGCGATCGCGTCGCTGGCCGTGACCGTACGCGCGGACGTGGCAGCGCTCAGCCTGTCGCGCAGGGTCGCCAGCGTCGTCGCGCGCTGCCTGGCCTCCGCGCCGCCCGACTTAGCCATGCGCGCGGCCTTGTCCGCCGCCCGCTCGACCGTCTCGAGGTCCTTGAGGAGCAGCTCGGTGTCGATGATCTCGATGTCGCGTGCCGGGTCCACGGTCCCTTCGACGTGCACCACGTCCGGGTCGTCGAAGCACCGCACCACCTGCACGATCGCGTCGACTTCACGGATGTGGGACAGGAACTGGTTGCCGAGGCCCTCACCGACGCTCGCGCCCTTGACGAGCCCGGCGATGTCGTGGAACTCGACGGCAGCCGGCACCGTTCGGGCCGCACCCGCCATTTGCCCCACCACGGCGAGCCGCTCGTCGGGCACGCCGACGATGCCAACGTTCGGTTCGATGGTCGCGAAGGGGTAGTTGGCCGCTTCGGCGCGGGCGGCACTGACCGCGTTGAACAGCGTCGACTTGCCGACGTTGGGCAGGCCGACGATCCCGACGGAGAGACTCATGGTTCGGATCGTCCTGGTGGCAGAGGGAAGCGGTGATCTGTGTCGCGGGCGGCGGGCCTGTGGGTGAGGGCGGCGCCCGGCGGGTCGATCGGCGATGCCCACCAACCGTAGCGGCGCGGTGTGGCGCCATCGACGAGGTCCGAGCGGATGTGCCAGCGGCGCCGCGGGTCGATCGGGACCCCCGGGGTCGGTGTCCCGTGGCGTCCTTGACCCGGATGTCGACCACCCGGCGCCACGTCGGCGGGCGTCTACCCTGTCGCCATGCACGTCACCAAACGCGGCAGCGATGACGCTCCAACCCTGGTGATGCTCCACGGCGGCATCGGCACCGGCGAGTACCACTGGGGCAGGCACGCCGACGCGCTGAGTGACCTGTTCTGCGTCCACCTGCCTGACCTACCCGGCCACGGCAGCACGCCGCTGGGGGCTGGCGAGGAGTTCTCGGCGGACCTGCTCGTCGACTCCGTCATCGACCACGTCGAGCGGGTGGGTCCTCCCGTGCACCTCGCCGGGTTCAGCATGGGCGGGCACACCGCCCTGTCGCTGGTGGAGCAGCGACCCGAGCTCGTGTCGTCGCTGGTGCTGATCGGCGTCAGCGTGCGTGAGCACGATGGGCTGCGCGCGTGGCGTGAGGTGTTCCACCCCGATCAGCTGGTCGCCGACTACCCGTTCTGGGCGAAGACGCTGGCGAAGCTGCACGCCCCCCTCGGCGGGGAGGACGCGTGGCGCGATGTGTGCCTGCGCGACTCGAAGGGTCTGCGCATCGACGTCGATGTCGACGCGCTGTCCGGCATCGAGGCACCTGTGCTGCTGATGCGCGGCGACCGCGACACCACGATCGATCCCGCTCAGTACGCCGACCTGCGTGCGAGCTTCCCCAACAGCGAGGAGGCCGTCATCCCGAACGGTGGGCACGATGTGCAGCTGACGCGGGCCGGTGTGGTCAAGCCGCTGTTGCGGGACTTCTACGAGCGGGTACTGAAGCAGTGATGGCTGACGAGGACCCCGTCCAACGGCTGATCGCCGACCGCCTGCTCCACCGGGGGGTGCTCGTCGCCGCCTTCGCCGGATGGAACGACGCCGGCGAGGCGGCGACGGGTGCCGTCGACGCGATCTCGCACCTCGTCGACGCCGAGCCGTCGGCGCAGATCGATCCGGAGGAGTTCTTCGACTTCCAGGTCAACCGGCCCCTGACCCACCTCGATCCCAGTGTGGGTAGGGTGCTGGACTGGCCGCACAACCGGTTCCATGTCGCCGAGGTCGGAGGTCGCGACATCGTGCTGCTGTCAGGCACCGAGCCGAACCTGCGCTGGCGGACGTTCACCGATGCGGTGCTCGGCTACGCCGACGCGCTCGGGATCACCAGCATCATGTGCGTTGGTGCCCTCCAGGTCGACACGCCTCACACCCGGCCGGTGCCGTTGAGCGGCCGAGGATCGAGCCTGCCGGCGGTCGCCACGCTGGGTGTCCGTCGCAGCGACTACGAGGGGCCCACCGGCATCACCGGCGTCCTGACGCACATCGCCATGGAGCGCGGCTTCGAGACGTGGAGCATCTGGGCCGGCGTGCCCCACTACCTCGCGGGCACCACGTATGCCGCAGCCGCCCACTCCCTGGCCTCGGTCCTGCAGCGCGTGCTCGGTGTTGACATCGACCTGGCGCCGCTGTCGGACGCGGCCCGCAAGCAGCAGGACGAGATCGCCGAGGTCGTCGCAGCAGACGACGACCTGTCCAGCTACGTCGCCGAGCTCGAGGAGCGCCTGGACGCCGAGGACGACGATGACGACGGCGGCTTCGACGAGCTGCACGCCGAGAGCGTCACCGGTGACGAGCTTGCGGCTGCCTTCGAGCGCTACCTGCAGGAACGCGACGAACGCACCGGAGAGGGCTGAGCGGCCGCCGGTCGTCGGCTACGGCGCCAGACGCTCGCGAACCAGCGCGTTGACGCGACCGCCGGCAGCCTGTCCCTTGAGCTTCGGCATGACCGCACCCATGACCCGCCCGAGGTCGCCGGGGGAGCTGGCGCCGGTCTCAGCGATGGTCGCGTCGACGATCGCGGCGAGGTCGTCGTCGGACATCTCTGCCGGCAGGTACCGCTTCAGGACCTCCAGCTCTGCCTGCTCGGTCGCGGCGAGCTCGGTGCGGCCGGCGTCGGTGAAGGTCGCAGCAGCCTCCTCGCGACGCTTCGCCTCGCGGCGGATCAGCGTCTGGACCTCGTCGTCGGTGACCTCGGCGCCGTGGCCGGCGCTGGTGCGGGTCTCCTTGATGCGGGCCAGAACCATCCGCAGGGCGGCGATCGCGTGCGTGTCGCGGGCCTTCATGGCGGTGTGCAGGTCGATCTGGATCTGGTCGGCGAGCATGAGTGCGTCCTCGTTGGTGGAGCGGGCGATGGTCGCGTTGGGACCCCAGGTCCAGCGGACGTTGACGACGTAATTGAAACCGGCGCCGGCCAGGATGCCGACGAACTGCGCCAACCGGGGGTCCATGACCTCCTTGGCCAGGGTGGCGACGACCACGGTGACGACCGCCCCGAGCAGCGACGACATCTGGTAGCGGATCAGGCGACCAAGGTTGAGCTGGCGGATGTGGAACGTCCACAGCTCGTTCCAGATGTAGTTGTGGACGATCGCGAGCTCCGTCGCGATCGCGGAGGAGCGCGTGAACCCCCAGCCGAGCTCGCTGTGCAGGACGTGCAGGATGGCCACGTTGACGGCCGTGCCGAGCACGCCGACGAGGCCGAAGCGCAGCAGCTGGCCCACGCGGACCCAGCGGGTCGCCGGCAGCGCCGCCGGTACGACGGCGTCGAGGTGACCCTGGTCGCCGACTCGGGCGGACGCGTCAGTAGGCTGCATCGGCACCAGTCGCCTCCATGCAGGCCTGCGCCACGCGCCGCAGCGAGGCGCCTTCCATCGCCGTCACCGTGGCACCGCACCAGGCGGGCAGGTCGGTCTCGAGGTCGAGCCGCACGCGGCCCGGCTCGCTATCGACGTCGACGTCGAGCTGGTCGGCGTGCACGTGCAGGCGCAGCGCGAGCGGCGGCAGCCACTCGGCCGCGTCGCCGGCCTCATCCGACAGCCAGTCCCAGGTGGCGGGCGCGATCTCGTCGAGCAGTCGCGCGAGCTGGGCCAGGTCGTCGAGCACGCGCCCGAGCAGCTCCCCGACGCGGTGGAGCCGGTCGTCGACCTCCGCCGCATGCTCACGGCAGTAGACGTGGTCGGGTGGCAGGGCCGCACCACACACCGCGCACTCGTCGTCTCGATACACAGCGGAACCCTACTGCGCCGGTCGGAGCTCGGTCGGCTCGCTGAGCGCGTCCCTGATGAAGCTGAGCTGGATCTCGAGCAGGCTGGCCTCCTGGCCAGGGTCACGGGCGACGTGCGTCGTGGTCGACAGCGGCAGCACGGTGTGTGGCCGGCCGGCGGCCAACAGCGCCTGGGACAGGCGCAGCGTGTGGGCGACCACGACATTGTCGTCGGCCATGCCGTGCAGCAGCAGCAGCGGGCGGCGCAGCCTCGCTGCATCGGCCAGCAGGGAGCTGCGGTCGTAGGCCTCCGGCCGCGCGGCGGGATCGCCCAGGTAGCGCTCCGTGTAGTGGGTGTCGTACAGCCGCCATTCCGTGACAGGCGCGCCGGCGACGGCCACGTGGAAGGCATCCGGCCGCCGCAGCACGGCCAGCGCGGCCAGATATCCGCCGAACGACCATCCGCGGATCGCCACACGGCGCAGGTCGAGCTGCTGCCAGCGGTCGGCCGCCGCGAGCAGCCCGTCGTGCTGGTCCTGCAGGGCGCACGTGGCGAGGTCGCCGTGCACGGCGTGCTCCCACGCCAGCCCGCGTCCCGGCGCGCCCCGCCCGTCGATGACCAGAACCGCGAAGCCCGCCTCCGCGAACCACTGGCTCGGCAGGTATGCGCGGTGCATGCGGCGGACCCGCCGGGCATGCGGTCCGCCGTAGGGGTCCAGAAGCACCGGCAGTGGACCGTCGGTGTGCCAGCTGGGCAGCAGCAGCACGGCGCGCAGCTTCCGCTCGCCGAGCTCGGCGAACTGCGGCCTGGGCGACAGCGGCAGATCGATCGGCATGTGCGGCACGTCGACATCGGGCTCGCCATCGCGTCGCAGGAAGGTCCGCACCTCGGCGACGTCAGGGCGCTGGGCGGTGATCACCATCGTGGCGCCGGACACCACACCGGAGTCGACGCCGTCACCGGGCGTCAGCTGCTCGGCGGGACCGCCGTCACGGTGCACCCGCCACAGCGCGGTGGTCGTGGGATCGCCGCGACTGCCCGAGACGACCACGGCGTCGTCGGCCACCGCGAGGACGGTGTCGACGTGGAGCCTGGCGGGAGACCACGCCACGCCGTCGACAGCCACGCGGCGCGTGTCGGTGTCCGGGTCGTCCTCGACCGTGACCAGGCGGCGGTCCGGCGTCCAGCGCGGCACGCCGGGCACGAGCTCGACCCACGGGTCGCCGGAGACCAGGCGGACCGGCTGTACCGCCCCACCCTCCTCGGGTGCGGTGAGGACCTGCAGCTCCCGCTGGTCGCGTGACTGCACGGCGAGCGTCAGCGGCGCGCCGTCGTCCCAGCGGACGACCGCGAGGTAGGGCCAGCGGCCGGCGTCCCACGCGACCGGCGCGTGCTGACCGTCGAGATCGACGACGGACAGGCCGACCGTGGCGTTCGCGTGCCCCGCCGCCGGGTACGCCATCGACCGAGGCACCGCACCGGGCGTGACCGGCTCGTGCAGCCACCAACGCTCGACGAGCGAGGTGTCGACGCGGCAGGCCGCGATGGCGCTGCCGTCGGGTGCCCACCACCAACCGCGCAGGCGTCCCATCTCCTCGGCGGCGATGAACTCGGGCAGGCCCCAGGTCACGTCGGGGTTGTCGTCGGCGGCGATGACGCGTGTCGCGCCGCTGTCGACGTCAGCGACGAGCAGCGCTCCATCGGTGACCCAGGCGATGTGCGTACCGGTCGGCGAGGGCCGTGGGTCGACGGCTGGACCGTCGGTGGTGAGCGTGCGCCGCGCGCCGTCGGCGGTCGTGACCACGTGCAGACGCCCGTCATGGGCGAAGACGACGAGCTCGAGTCCCGGGGTCGCGCTGAAGCTGGTGATGCCGGCGGCGCGCTCGCGGGTCCGCTCCCGGCGGGCGCGCTCGGCGTCGGCGACGCGGGTCTCGTCGCCCAGGTCGCCTGGGTCGACCAGCAGCCGCGGGTCGCCGGCGTCGTCGAGCAGCCACAGCGCGAGCCTGGAGTCGTCCGTGTCCTTCGCCCGCAGGTAGCAGCAGCGGCGACCGTCGGCGGAGATCACGAATGAGCGGGGCTGGCCTGACGCGCCGCGCTGTGTGGCGCCGAGTGCGCGCGCACGCTCGGCCAGCCAACGGTCGCTCGGCCTGCCGACCCGGCTGCGGGTGTCGGTCACCCGGTGGCCCGGTCGGCCTGTGCCGCGAGCCGCGGGCAGCGCTGCTCGTGGCCGGGTCGCACCCATGTCCAGGCGTTGCACGCCGGGCACCGCGCGCCGTCGCGCACCATCGGATTGTCCTTGAGCGCGGCCGGCGGGGTCACGTCCAGACCGCCGCAGACCAGCGCCTCGTAGGCCTTCTCGGCCAGCTGACGGTTGGTCGCCGCCAGTGCCTCCAGGCGCTCGCCCAGGCCGAGGGCGTCACCGTCCGCGGCGCGCGAGGCCAACAGCGCCGCGGTCTCCGGACGGGTCAGGTCGAAGTGGTCGATCGGCGCGTCGGCCACCGCCGCGGGCAGCGGCAGATCGACGCGGGTCTGCCGCCAGTGCCACCATGCCGCGAGCCCCGCGGCCGGGTCGTCGCTCGCCGTCGTCTCGACACGCTCGCGGATCCGCGCCGACAGCGTGTCGGCGCATCCGTGGTCATGTGCCCAGGCCAGGACGGCGCCGATGTCGGGTCGGTCCAGGTCGATCTCCGCCAGTACGCCGGGCAGCGCGGCCGGCAGCTGCTCACGCAGGAACTCGAGGTTGGCGATGGTGGCCGGCAGGCGGTGGGCGTTGGCGCGCAGCCGCTCGTCGACGGGTGGTGCGAGTCGACCATCGGCCGCACGGGCCGCGACCGCCTCCCGCAGCCACGCCTCGTCCGGATGGTCAGGCAGCGCCAGGGTCACCTCCGGGTCGCGCAGCAGCAGCGCCGACGCCACGGCTGGACGGACTGCGACGAGGTCGAGGTGCTCGTCGAGGGTCTCACGCAGCCACTGCCAGATCAGGCCCCGCGCCCTCGTCACGTCCTCGGCCACCCGGCCGGCGTGGCCCCGCAGACCGAGCACCGTCGCGGAGCGCAACGCCGTGCGCGCGCGCTCGAGCGCCTCGGGACGTTCCTGGAGCACGGGGCGGCATGCGTCAGGGTCGGCGCTGAACAGCTCCCACAGGCCGAACAGGTCCCTGTATCGGCCCGTCGCGGCCGATGCCACGAAGTGGCGCGCGAGCGCAGCGGTCCCCAGCAGCGCTCCAGCGGTCACGGCGGGCACCTCGGTGATCAGTTCCTCGCGGGCCCGCGCCGAGAGCCGGCTCAGCCGCGGGTCGGGCTCGCGGACGTAGGCCAGCGCTGCCTCGTTGGTGACGCCGATGCGCTGTGTGAGGTCGGCGGCCGTCACGGTCCCTGCAGCGGCGGACGAAGCCATCGCTCCTCCTCAGACGCCGACGGCGATGTCGGCCCTCGCTGGACTGGTCGTGCGCAGACGGACCGGGAGTCGGTCGCCCTGGTCGCCACCGTCACCCTCGTCCGACGGCGCCCCAGGGTCCCGCCCGGTGATGCCCGTCGAGGATACCGCCTGCCGCTCCCGTCAGGGTGCGTCCGGGATGCGCAGGGACGCCCCGACGGTCAGCGCGTACGGCTCCTCGAGGTTGTTTGCGCGTGCGATCTCGCGCCACCTCGTCGGATCGCCGTAGACCTCCTGGGCGATCGACGCGAGGCTGTCGCCCGACTGGATCACGTACCGCTGGTCGCGTTCCTGCGCATCACCGCGCCGCTGCTGTCCGTTCTCGCTTGGGGCGTCGCTCGCATCGTCGCGCTGCGCGGTCGTGTCGGCGTCGACGGCCGCTTCCGACGCGGCGTCACCCGCGGCGTCCTCGGACGGCATGCCGCCGGCGTCCACCGCGGCGAGCTCCGCCTCCATCGTGGCGATCTGCGCCTCGAGGCGGGCGATCTCGTTGCGCTGGGCGGTGAGCTCCTGCTGTGCTGGCCCGTCGCCTCCGAAGGTCGTCCCCAGCCAGAACGCCAGCGCCAGCGCCAGCAGGAGCACGAGCACACGACCCCAGAGGATCTGGGTGCCCTGCGGCTGGTCCTCGTAGCGGTCGTGTTCGGTCGTCATCGTGGTGTCGTGACTACGTAGTTGTGGCCGTCGCCGGCCTTCAACCTATCGCGCCGTGTCCGCCCAGGTGCCTGCCGTGCCGCGTCACGTGTCGGCGGGCGACGCAACGGCCATCGCCGAATCGATCCAGGCGATCGTGCGGTCGGCGATCAGGTCGGCGTCGTAGTCCAGCGTGGCGACGTGGAAGCTGCGCTCGAGCCACACATGCTCGGTGACCGCAGCGGTCAGCCCGCGCAGGACGATGCCGCTGTCGGCCGGGTCGACGGTGTGGTCCGTGCGCGACGTCAGCACGAGCGTGGGCGCGGTTACACGGTCGAGGCGGGCACGGACCGCGTCCTGCGCGTCGAACAGCGACGCCGCGGCTCCCAGCGGCACCCGCGGGTAGGGGTGCTCGTCCACGCCGGCGCGTGCGATGTCGTTGCCGACACCGGGGAACGTGGGCACGACGCGCTTGAGAAGGCCGAGCGCGGGCCGGAGCGGGTGGCGGAACGTGACCGCCGGGTTGATGATCACCAGCGCGACCACGTCCCGCGGCCGCTGCTCTGCCAGGTGCAGCCCGAGCGTACCACCCATCGACAGGCCCACGATGGCCCGCGGTCGCACGCCCAGGCGGTCGAACGCCGCGGCGGCCTCAGCGGCCCAGTCGTCCCACCGTGTGGTCGCCAGGTCCTTCCACGTCGTCCCGTGGCCGGGCAGCCGCGGCAGCTCGACGCGGTGTCCGGCACTGGCCAGGCGCTCGGCCAACGGACGCATCGCCGTCGGGTTGCCGGTGAAGCCGTGCAGGACCAGCACGCCAGTGTCGCCAACAGGACTCGACCACGCAGCCGCGCTCGGCGCGATTAGGGTCACGCCGGCAGCCCCTGGGGCGTGCAGCGGGTCGACGGCTGACCAGTGACACGGCACGCCGGTCACTTCTTCGACGGCTTTCCGCGCGGCTTCGTGCCGGTGAACTCGCACTCGACCGCCTTGTCGTCCGGTTCACCTTCCGCGGGCTCGCCGGTCACGTGCTCGGACAGGTCGATGACGACCATGTCGGCCTCGAACCGCACGGTGTAGCGGTCGAGCCCGCGGTTGACGGGGCCGCCCGCCCACATGCCGTCGGTCCGGTAGCGCGCGGCGGTCACGGAGCCCTGGAACTGCCCGGCCTTGGGGCAGTACCCCACGTAGCCCATCGGCGGTGTGTCCAACGGATTGGGACCGAACGCTCCGTACGCGAGCACCTCGTCGAGCTCGTTGAGGCTCAGCCACACGCACAACGTGCTGTTGCCGGGCTCGCAGACCCGGATCGGGTGCTTGCGTAGCCTGTCGAGGATCTCGCGGACGCCTCCCGCCAGCAGCTCGTAGTCGGTCGAGTGGTCGGCCTGGGAGGCTGGGCGGGTGGGGCCGACCCCTCGCTCGGCGACCACATCACCGGTGGCGTCGATGAACACGACCCGGACGGGGTCCTGCTCGGAGACCGCGTCGTTGAGCGTGACGAGTGTCCAGCTGGTGTCTGCGACGTCGTAGGCGAGCCACCAGCCGCCGCGGGGTTGCAGGGCCCACTGCGCGCCCACGGGGACCTGCACCAGGCGTGTCCGGACGGCGGGGTGCTCGATGGTCCGGGTTGCGGAAGCCTCGGACGCCGGTGCGTCGGACGGTGGACGTGCCGTGCTCGCCCCGGTCGCCGGGTCAGCCGGTGTCTGGTCAGCCTCCGCGAGCTCCTCGGTGGCCGACGGCAGGGTGACGCCCGGGCGCCCGTCGAGCGCGAAGTCGACCTGTGGACGCCGTGCCGACTGCCATCTCTCGGATGTCCGCCGCGCGATGCAGGCGACCTGCACCTCCCGCGGGTAGCCGGGTGGGGCGTCATCGACCACGATCGACAGGTACGTCAACGCGTCTGGGCCCAGGTGTGCCGCAGCGACGTCGGCGGAGCGAATGAGCTTGCTCAATCGCCTCCTGGCGGGGTCGTCGGATCTCGCGTACGCACGGCGACACGACCGGCGGACGCGGTTCGGCACCTCGTCGAGGCGTTCGGCCAGCACGACCTCCTCGCCGAACCGCCGCGTCAGCGCCTCGGGCACCTCCGGCGGCGTGCTGCCGTCGACCAGGGTGTCGGGCATCGGCGTCTCGGGCTGCGCCGGACCGCCGAACCCACCGACGTCACGATCCGTATACTGGTTGGCCACCCACAGCAGCGCCAGTGCGAGCACAGCGATGGTCAAGGGCAGCAGCCACAACGGCGCCGGCTTGGGTGCCGGCTCGTAGTCGACGGTCATGTTCTCAACAGGCTAACGCCACCGACCTCGCGTGCGGCAGAGGTTGCGCCGTGAACGGTCTCCGGCATCGGTCGCCGCCCTGCACGCCGATGTGTGGTCAGCCGCGCTCGACCGGGACGTCCACAAGCGACCCGTACTCCGTCCACGAGCCGTCGTAGTTGCGCACCTTCTCGTAGCCGAGCAGCTCATGCAACACGAACCAGGTGTGGGCGCTGCGCTCGCCGATGCGGCAGTAGGCGACGACGTCGGTGTCGGGCCCGCCGACCGCGTCGTCGTAGATCTCCCGCAGCCGGTCGGCATCGAGGAACGAACCCGTCTCCGGCTCCACCGCGGTCGACCACGGAATGTTCGCCGCACCGGGGATGTGCCCACGGACCTGCGCGTTCTCCTGCGGGAGGTGCGGTGGCGCGGCCGCATCACCGCTGAACTCGGCGGGGGAGCGGACGTCGATCAGGGCCCGGCCTTCGGGCGCGCCCACGTAGTCGCTGATCACCTGGTCGCGCATGGCACGGATGCTCGCGTCGGGCGCGGACGCCGTGTAGCCCGACGTCGCCGCGACGTCGCTGGTATCGGCCGTCATTGGGCGGTCCTCGAGCTCCCAGCGCTTACGGCCGCCGTCCATCAGGCTGACCCGTTCGTGGCCGTACAGCTTGAGGTACCAGTAGGCGTACGCGGCGAACCAGTTGTTGTTGCCTCCGTAGAGCACGACGTGGGTGTCGTTGCCGATGCCCTTGGCGTCCATCAGTGCGGCGAACGCGTCCTGCGACACGAAGGCCCGCCGGACGCCGTCCTGGAGGTCGTCGTGCCAGTGCAGCGCGACCGCGCCGGAGACGTGCGACGACTCGTAGAGCGTTGTGTCCTCGTCGACCTCGACGACGCGGACGTCGTCGGCGTCCAGTCGCTCGGCCACCCAGTCAGGTGAGACCAGAGGGGGAGTTGCTGCCATGCCGGCTTCCTTTGCATCGTGATCGATCGATGGATCGGCGGTCAGCCGTGCCGCCAAGGCCGGATGGTAACGCCCCCGCCGCCACCGCCGTCAGCACAAACCGGGACTACCCGCGCCCACCGCGGTGCCGCAGATCGACGACCAATGGACGGTGGTCACTGGTCGTCAGTGCAGGAGCCGTGGCGCGCAGAACGTCGACCGGACCATCCACGAGCACGTGGTGCATCTGCAGCCGTGGACGCCAGGACGGATAGGTGGCCTCCCCACCGGCGTGCCTTGATCCCGGCACGACCGCGCGCACGGCCCACGCAGGTAGGTTCAGATCGCCCACCAGGATGCGTGCGCAGCCGGGGTGCGGGATGCTCGCAGCCGCACGCAGCTGCCGCGCGGCGCGCACCGGCAGGTACGACAGGTGGGTCACGACGACCGTGAGCTGTTCGCCGCCCACGGCCGCGGTGGCGGCGAGCGCGACCCTGGGTTCGGCGTCCCACCCCGGGCGTTGTGGTGACGCGCCTGGGCGGCGGGAGCCCGCGCCGCCACCCGGCAGCCGGACGTGCCGGACGCCTGTCAGGTCACCGCTCACGAGCAGGCCGACGCCGTACGCCGCACCCCCGTCGTCGAACGTGGCGGGACGCCAGGACGTGCCCGGATCACCGAGCAGGGCAGGGCTGAACACGCCCGCCATGCCGAGGGCGTCGGCCAGCTCGGCGACCTGGTCGGCGCCGCCGGTCCGCTCCTGCCCGCGGTCGGCCTCCTGCAGGGCGATGATGTCGGCGTCCAGGTCTGCCAGGACAGCGGCCGCCGCGGCCAGGTTCACGACGCCATGGGCCGTGATGTCGACGCCGTGCAGCAGGTTGTACGACACGATGCGCAGGTCGGACGCGCTCATGCCCGGCACGGTTTGCCGTGGGACGCCATGGGAACAACTCGCGGAGCACGGAGCCGGGAGGGAATGGCCGGCTCCGGGTCGCCGTTCACCGACCGACCGCAAGCCGACACGAGGCGAGCATGGCCCAGATCGAACTGCAGCTCACGCTGCCTCGCGACGCCCAGTACGTGGGCGTCCTGCGCCGTGTGGCGGACTCGCTGCTGCGTGGCCTGAACGTGCCCGACGAGTCGGTCGACGACGTCGCCGTCGCGCTCAGCGAGGCGTGCGGCAACGTCATCCGACACGCCGAAGGCACCAACGAGTACGGCGTGCAGCTCAGCGTCGACGCGCATCAGTGCTCCATCGAGGTGTGCGATCTGGGTCCCGGCTTCGACGCCGAGGCGCTGGCCGAGGACGCCGCCCCGCTCGACGAGGTCGCCGCCGCCGAGGACGGGCGTGGCCTGCCATTGCTGCAGGCGCTGATGGACGACCTCGAGTTCGTCCGTGAAGAGGACACCACGACGGTCCGGCTGGTCAAGAGGTGGGAGGCCGTCGGCTTGGAGCGGGGGGCCGTGGAGGCGTGACGGACGTCGTGCCAGGCGCCTGGTCGGCGTGCAGTCGCAGGACGTCGGCGAGCGCGAACTGGACCGGACCGAACCGCAGGTCGTAGACGCGGGTGGCCAGGTCGAGCAGCGCTCGCCACCAGCGCGTGTGCTGTTCGACCAGGGCCTGTGACACGAGCAGGTGCGCGACCTCGTCGGTGTGGCGCACGCCGGCCGTGCCGACGACCACGTAGCCGAGATCGGTCACGGCGGTGCGGTCCCGCGCCGCCAGCTCGACGTCGTCGAACGACACCGACACGGATCCGGTGCCCGGAGCCGGTGGCAGGCGTTCGACCCACGATCCGTCGTCGACCGCGACCTCGACGCACAGGCCGACCTCGTGATCGTCGGTCGTG from Euzebyales bacterium includes:
- a CDS encoding alpha/beta fold hydrolase codes for the protein MLVLHGFTGNPTAMRPLAERLASAGHRVELPRLPGHGTTWKDLATTRWDDWAAEAAAAFDRLGVRPRAIVGLSMGGTLGLHLAEQRPRDVVALVIINPAVTFRHPLRPALGLLKRVVPTFPGVGNDIARAGVDEHPYPRVPLGAAASLFDAQDAVRARLDRVTAPTLVLTSRTDHTVDPADSGIVLRGLTAAVTEHVWLERSFHVATLDYDADLIADRTIAWIDSAMAVASPADT
- a CDS encoding sulfurtransferase, encoding MAATPPLVSPDWVAERLDADDVRVVEVDEDTTLYESSHVSGAVALHWHDDLQDGVRRAFVSQDAFAALMDAKGIGNDTHVVLYGGNNNWFAAYAYWYLKLYGHERVSLMDGGRKRWELEDRPMTADTSDVAATSGYTASAPDASIRAMRDQVISDYVGAPEGRALIDVRSPAEFSGDAAAPPHLPQENAQVRGHIPGAANIPWSTAVEPETGSFLDADRLREIYDDAVGGPDTDVVAYCRIGERSAHTWFVLHELLGYEKVRNYDGSWTEYGSLVDVPVERG
- a CDS encoding endonuclease/exonuclease/phosphatase family protein — translated: MSASDLRIVSYNLLHGVDITAHGVVNLAAAAAVLADLDADIIALQEADRGQERTGGADQVAELADALGMAGVFSPALLGDPGTSWRPATFDDGGAAYGVGLLVSGDLTGVRHVRLPGGGAGSRRPGASPQRPGWDAEPRVALAATAAVGGEQLTVVVTHLSYLPVRAARQLRAAASIPHPGCARILVGDLNLPAWAVRAVVPGSRHAGGEATYPSWRPRLQMHHVLVDGPVDVLRATAPALTTSDHRPLVVDLRHRGGRG
- a CDS encoding ATP-binding protein; the encoded protein is MAQIELQLTLPRDAQYVGVLRRVADSLLRGLNVPDESVDDVAVALSEACGNVIRHAEGTNEYGVQLSVDAHQCSIEVCDLGPGFDAEALAEDAAPLDEVAAAEDGRGLPLLQALMDDLEFVREEDTTTVRLVKRWEAVGLERGAVEA